In Streptomyces nojiriensis, the sequence CTGGCCCGGCGGTCCCCACCCCCACCCCCCCCATGCCCGACCTCCGGTCCGGCCGCCACCCGAGGTGGCCGCCGGACCGGAGGCGGGAGGCGGGAGCGTCAGAATGCGTACAGGGCGTTGCCGTTCAGGGTCGCGGACATCACGCACGCGTTGCGGAAGGTGTGCTTCCATGCGACGCGGCCGCCACCCCATACGCCGTCCGCGGTGATGGTGACGGGGTCTTGGCGCCTCGGGCAGGTCCTGCCCCGATCCGGAGCGGCGAGCAGGCGGTCGAACTCGCCCTCGGTCGCGTTGAGGGCGTCGCACGCGGCCCGGGGGTCGGGGTGCGTGCCCTCGGCGGCGTAGCCACAGCTGAGAACGGCCGCCCGCAGGACCGTCCCCGTGGCGACGTCGCTCCCCTGGACGACGGTGAGGACCATCGCGGAGGGTTCGTGCACGCTCGCGGGGCTCGCCTCCGCCAGGCCCGCGGTGCCGGCGAGGCAGAGGAGAGTGGCGGCGGAGACGGCGGCTAAGCGGTGGCGCATGACAAGGCCCACTTTCGAATCGAAGGCTGTTTGGCGCGCTGGAACTCTCATGTAGCGCTCAACTCGGGCAGAGCCTGCCAGGCCTGAAGGCCCGCCGCACACGGGCGGTCGATTTACGGACAGCCTGTTCGAATGGCGGTGATCCGAGGGGTGTTCGCGCAGCTCCTGCCGGATGCACGCACCGCGTGGACGCGCGGTGCGTCGACCGGCGTGACGCGACCTCACACACCTGCCGCCCAGGTGGCGGCCGCGCACGGTTCACCGAACGGACCGTCAGGGTGACCGGATCGGTGCGGTGACGAGCCCGCACGCCGGCTCGCAGGACCCCCGGTCCGGCCATCGGCCCATCGGGCCATCCGGTCAACCGGACTTCAGGCGGCGGCCGATCTCCTCGGTCATGCGGCGTTGGAGTTCGGCGAGCTGCTCGTTCGTGTAACCCGACAGGTCGCCCGGGTCCCCCGGGTTCTTCGCGCCCTCTTGCTGCTGTTTCTGCTGCTCCCGGCGTTTGAGCTCCTGCTCCTCGGTCGATCCGGGCACCGCGTACGCGCACCGGATGAGCCCGCCGTCGGCCGCCTTCAGGCAGGTCGCCTCACGGCCGCCCACCTGGCCCTTCCCCTCCACCCGGTAGCGGACGTTCTGCTCGCTGCCGACGGTGGCCGTCCACGTTCCGCCCCCGGTCGGTACGACCTCGAACACCTGGTCGTCGTTGTAGCAGCAGACGTCCCGGTACTCCGCCTTGATCAGCGCGACGAGCGCCTTCGGGGACGACCACGCCGGATCGAGGCGGTGGACGGTCATCGGCGCGAGCCCGCCGCCCCGGTGGCGGGTGGGCACCGTCGACACGGCCACGACCGAGCTGGCCTCCCCCTGCGGGGTCAGCGGGGTGACGTACGCGCTGCGCCCGGCCTCCGTGGCGTACCGCATGGTGAACTCGGACTCGTTGCCCTCGTTGGCGCCGTCCTCGGAGGCGTCCCATCCGCTGCGCTCGAACCACCAGTCGCCGAAGCCGCCCACCGCGGCCGTTCCTTCCCGCTGGCGGGCCGCCAGGCTGATCGGGTAGGACGGACCGGGCACGGCGGAGGTGTCGGTGGTGACGGTGAGCTTCCCGGTCCGGCCGTTGTAGAGCGCGACGCCGGCGGGGCGCTCGGTCACCACGAGGATCCCGCTCTGCCGCTTGAGCGGGACGACCACGACCGGTGTGCCGTCCGAGCAGGTCACGTACGCGTCGTCGGCCTCGAACCGGACCCAGCGCTTCTCGGCCGAGATCTTCCGGCCGAGATTGTGGGTGAACCAGCCGCCGATCCTCGCGTCCGCCTCGGACACGTCGAAGGGGCAGCGCTCCTGGCTGCGGCTCTCGCCGCCGAGGGGGACGTCCTGCACCAGGCCGACCTCGTACCCGGCCAGCCAGCCGCGCCGCTCGACCAGGGTGGCGAACCGGTCCGAGTCGGGCAGGTAGGTGATGTCGGAGATCTCGCCGGTGACATCGCCCAGGTGCGGGGCGGCCTGCGCCTTGCCGGCCACGTACGGCACCCGGGCCGCCAGAGCGGGTACGGGCTCGGTCACGACCCGCGCGGTGGCCATGTACGCGCGGTCCTGCAGGTACGAGCCGTACACCAGCCAGCCGACGGCGAGGCCCAGCCCGACGACGGCGCCCAGGCACCCGAGGGCGACGGCCGCGTTCCCGTCGCCCGCGCCGCGCCCCGCACGCCGGCGCAGCCGGCCCACCACCAGTACGCCCACCGCGACGGCCGCCGCGGCCAGCAGGGGCAGGGCGAACCAGGCGAAGAGCTTGCGCAACTCCCAGACCACGATGGTGGTGTAGTACGAGGCGTACCAGAGCACGAACCCCACCGGCAGAACCACGATCCCCACACGCAGTGCACGACCCATCAGCGCCCCCCGACCCTCGGCCCCACCCCAGTGCGTCCGATTCTCCACCCCGGACCGGACCGTGTCACCGGCTCGCGCGGACGCACGGGATTCCCCTGACCGCCCCCACCCCGGGGGGCTACTGTACGAGTACACCGAGTTGCACACGGTCACCCGAGGAGGAATCCTGTGCCATCGCCCTGTGACTCCAAGCACGCTGCCGTCGGCGATGTGGGTGCGGCACTCATGATGATCGACTCACGGCTCAAGGCCGTCTACTCCGGCAAGGCCGGGACCGACCCCGAACAGCAGCAGCTGATCGACCAGTTCACCGCGTCACTGGGGCCCGAGGAGGCCGAAGACCTGGTCGACGGCGCGTGCACGCTCATCTACATGTTCGTGCAGTGGCTGCGCATGGCCCACGAGGACCAGGACAGCGACGTCATCGAGTACGTGGTGCCCAGCTTCGTGGCCTCGCTGCGCATGATGCCCAAGAGCGTCCGCCCCGAGGTCATCCCCACCATGGTCGGCCTGGTCGTCGCGGCCGCGACCGGCCTGAGTCCCAACCTCTGGCGCAAGCAGTACGGAGACTGGACCGGGGACGAGATGAACTCCCTCGAAGCCACGGCCTTGTTGCTCGCGGAGCACATCAACCGGCTCACCGGAGACCAGGACTTCGCCACCCGCATGGTCACCGAGGCCCTGTCCCGCTCGAACCAGGACTGACCCAAGGGCGCCTTCACGCGCGTGCCCGGCGCCCTCCCGTGTCTCCCACAGGGGAGTCCGTGGTCACTGGTCATGACGGGCGGCCAGGCGACCCGGCCACGGCACTCCGGCCGGTACGGGACCGGCGGACGGGACGGCCGTCGGGGCCTTCGGTGA encodes:
- a CDS encoding SSI family serine proteinase inhibitor encodes the protein MRHRLAAVSAATLLCLAGTAGLAEASPASVHEPSAMVLTVVQGSDVATGTVLRAAVLSCGYAAEGTHPDPRAACDALNATEGEFDRLLAAPDRGRTCPRRQDPVTITADGVWGGGRVAWKHTFRNACVMSATLNGNALYAF